CTGCTGGCTTACTCCTGATCAGGCGTGGTCGAGGCAACCACCGCGCCAGGGGCCAGGGCACCGTACATCAGCAGCGAGAAGCGATCCTGCCAGTCACGCTGCACTTCCCGCTGGTCGCGGTGCCCACCGTGCAGCAGGGCCAGCAGGCAGGCATCGACCAGCAGGGCGCTGAGCATGCCCACGTTCGCCTCGGGTCGAAGGTTGCCCTGGTGCTGCATGGCCAGCAGTACCGGCTCGACCAGGGCGCCCAGCGTCAGGGCCGTTCTCAGGCCCGCTCCCGGCTGGCCGGACGCCGACTGGGCCGGGCCGACCGGCGCTGTTCCGTGGGCCTCCGGCGCCACGTGGGCAGTGCCCAGCACGGCCTGTCCGACCGCGCCCGCCAGGTGGCGGTAGCGGACGCCCAGGTCAGCCATGCGCGTGGTCACCTTCTCCCAGACCTGCTGCGGATTCGCGCCCGCGTGCAGGCGGGCCAGGGCGTCGTCCCGGCTCTCCGCGACGGCCTTCTCGAAATGGGCGAGGAGCATGTGCACCTTGCTGGGAAAGTATCGGTACAGGTTCGTGCGGCTCACGAAGGCAGCGCGGGCGATGTCCTGCGCGCTGGTGGCTTCGAGACCGCCACGCGCGAACAGCTCGAACGCGACCCGCGCAATGCGGTCACGCCTGGCCTGCTCCTGCTCGAGACGGTCTACCTTCACACGAACAGCATACTGTGCCCGATCTGCGGGAATGTTCGGGCCGCCTGATCGGGTGTTCACGTGCCCTTGGGATGCTGAGCGCCATCCCACTGTGGCTGGCGTGGCTGGAGCAGCCCTGCATTTCCCACCATACCCCCAACGCCCCCCGCTCGCTGTGAGGTCTTCGCCTGACAGCTCATGAACCCTGGGCCTAGAGTGGCTTACCGGGGCCCGCCCCAGGGCAGGCGCCGCCGGGAAAAGGCGAGGTGAGGTCTGTGCACATCTACAAGCTGTCCGGCCGGAACGTCGAAGTCACCGATGCAATGCGCGACTACGTGGAGGACAAGCTCACGCGGCTTGACCGGTACCACGACCAGATCACGGACGCGCGGGTCACCCTGACCGTCCGCGATGTCCGCGACGCGGCCCGCCGCAACCGGGTCGAAGTGCAGCTGAACGTGCCCCACGGGATTATCCGCGCGGAGGAACACCACTCCGACATGTACGCCGCCATCGACAAGGCCAGCGACGTGCTCGAACGCCAGCTGCGCAAGTTCAAGACCCGCTACATGAAGCACCGCCATGACGCCGTGCCGCAGCCCGAGCCCGGCCCGGCCGAGGCGGATGTGAACGCCGGCTACGACGATGTCAGCGAGTTCAGGCCTGAGATCGTCCGCACCAAGCGCTTCGAGCTGCGCCCCATGAGCCCGGAGGACGCCGTGGCCCAGATGGAGGCCCTCGGGCATGATTTCTACGTGTTCGTGCACATGAAGTCCGGGCATTCCGCCGTCGTGTACCGCCGCAAGGACGGGCACTTCGGCCTGATCGAACCGAGCGCCTGAACGCGGCGTGATCCGGGGGTGGGGCGCGTCCCCACCCCTCACGTTGTGTTCACGTGCCCCGCAGGCCCGGCGCGGCAATCTGCTAGCCTGCGCCTCGTTGTGATCGCGTACGTGATCAATCCAGGTACCAGCGGCGTGAAACTCGCGTGCGCGCTCATCAAGCCGAGCGCCAATCCCTCGCTGCCCGGCCAGCTGCGCGTGACCCTCACCCGCGATGAATTGCCCCTGGACGCGCCGCCCACCGCGGCGGATCTCCCGGAACTCGTCCGGAACATCCTGGAACTCACCAAGGACTGGGAAGCGCCGGACGTCATTGTCGGCCGGGGGGGCCTGATCGGGAAAGTCAGCGCCGGCACGTACCCGGTCACGCCGGAACTGGCCGAGTACGCCGTGCAGGGCGAGCGCTCGCAGCTGCCCGGCAACCTGGGCGGCCCGCTCGCGCTGGCGGTCGCGCAGGAACGGGGGGTGCCCGCGTATATCGTTGATCCGCAGAGCGTGGATGAACTCCTGCCTGAGGCGCGTGAAACGGGGCTGCGCGGCCTGAAGCGGGTTTCCCAGTTCCACGCCCTGAACGCCCGCGTGGTCGCCCGTCACGCCGCCCACGAGATCGGCAAACGGCTGGCCGAGGCCCGCGTGGTGGTGGCGCACCTGGGAGCGACCACCTCGGTCACCGCGTTCGAGCAGGGTCGCGCCGTCGACACGAGCGGCACCGGCCCGGACGGCGGCCCGCTGGGCGCGCTGCAAAGCGGCCCGCTGCCCGCCCGGATGCTGCTGGCCCTGGCCCGCGAGCACGGAGAGGAACGTGCCCTGGAGCTGCTCGCCGCCGGGGGTGGCTTCCTGTCCCTGGCGGGCAGCGCAAACCTCAAGGAACTTGAAGCGCGGTCTGCCAGTGACCCCGAGGTGCAGGCGGCGGTGGCCGCCTTCGTGCATCAGGTCTGCAAGGCCGTCGGCGCCCAGACCGGAGCGCTCCGGGCCCGCCCGGACGCCATCGTGATTACCGGCGGCATCGCCAAGTGGGAGGACGTGGTCGACCGCATCGAGCGGCGCCTCGCGTGGATCGCGCCGATTCTGGTCATTCCCGGCGAGCTGGAACTCGAAGCCCTTGCGGAGGGCGCCGGCCGGGTGCTGCTCGGCCTCGAGGCCGCCCGCGAGTGGAAGGCGCCCGCGTCCGCCGGGAGCTGAGTGGCCCGCCGCGCGCCAAGGGTCTCTCCAGCGCCGATCCGCGCGACCTCAATGTGGCGGGTCGATCAGGTGTTCCTGGCCCGGCGCGGCATGCGCGTCGAAGTGACCTGCTCGCTTGTGAACGATCAGGGCGGCCTGCGCAACCTGTCCATCACGGCGCCAACGGACGACCCCACCCAGGCTGTGCGGCACGCGGCGCGCTTCATTGCGGGGAAGGGCAACGTGAGCGGCGCGCGGCAGGCCCGCGTGCGCTGGACACGCGAACAGGCGACCACCGCGCAGGACGCCCTGATCCGCGACCGCGCCCTGGAAGATGAATTTCTCGACGAGTTCGAGGAGACCCTGGCCGCCGTCCGGGATCAGCAGCGCTGAGTGGTGCTCCAAACGCACCGTGGCACGGTGATGAGCGAACGTGCAGGGAACGGGCACTTGTGCCGGTGGGCGGCAGGTGTACACTCGCCTCTACACACCTGACTGTCTGCCGGCGTCCGTCCGCCAGCCCTGCCGTTCACCCTGAAAGGATCGGTGGTTCAAGTGCCCGTCCGTATTGTGAGTGTCGCCGCGCACAGCGGCGCTGGTAAAACCACGTTGACCGAAGCCCTGCTGCACCGTAGCGGGGCCACTTTGCGTCTGGGCCGTGTGGAGGACGGCACGACCGCCAGCGACCACACCGACGCCGAGCGGGCCCACGGCTTCTCGATCTCGACCGGCGTGGTTCGTCTGACCCACCGCGACACCGAGATCACCATTCTGGATACGCCCGGCTACGCGGACTTCGTGCGGGAGATCCGGGGGGCTGTGCGCGCCGCTGACGCCGCCTTGATCGTCGTTAGCGCCGTGAGCGGCGTGGAGGTCGGCACCGAGCGCGTGTGGGCCACCGCCGACCGCTTCTCCATGCCGCGGCTGGTCGTGGTCAACAAGATGGATCGCGAACGCGCGGACTTCTTCGCGGTGCTAGCCGACATCAAGGCCAGCCTGAAGGGCTCCTCGGCGGCCGTCGCCGTGCCTGTTGGAGAGGGAACGGACTTCACGGACGTCGTGGACGTCTTGAGTGGTCGAACCTCCGGCGGGCAGGCGGCGCCGGACGCCCTGCGAACCGTGCTGCGCGAGGCACGTGAGAACCTCGTGGACACCATCGTCGAGACGGACGACGACCTGATGAACCGCTACCTGGAGGGCGAGGAGATCACGGAGGACGAGCTGCGTACCGCCCTCCTGCGCGCCACCCACACGGGCACCCTCTACCCAGTGCTGCCCGTGAGCGCCACGACCGGGGTGGGTCTGGATGTCCTGAGCGACCTGCTGGTGGATGGCCTGCGCTCGGGGCGGGAACGCGGCCCCGTGACCGGCCTCGACGGACAGACCCGCGAGCCCCGCGCGGACGCGCCCTTCAGCGCCCGCGTGTGGCGCATGAGCATCGACCCCTTCGTGGGAAAGATCGCGTACATCCGCGTGTGGAGCGGCACCCTGAAACCCGGCGACACCGTGCGGAATACCACGCGCGGCATCGACCTGAAACCCGCGCACCTGTACGTCATGAACGGCAAGGATCTGACCGAGGTACCGGCACTCCAGGCGGGCATGATCGGCGTCCTGACCAAACTCTCGGATCTGCACACCGGGGACACCCTCGCCGATCCGGCCCAGCCCATCGAATACGACCCGCTGTGGCTGCCTGACCCGGCCCACACCGTCGCCCTGCATCCCGTCACGCGGCAGGACGAGGACAAGATCGGCGTGGCCATCGCCCGCCTGATGGAGGAGGATCCCACCCTGCACTTCACGCGCGAGGCGCAGACGGGCGAGCAACTCCTGAGCGGCATGGGCGACATGCACACCACCATCGCCATCGAGAAACTCGCTGCGCTGGGCGTGAACGTCACCACCACGCCCCCCCAGATTCCGTACCGCGAGTCCATCCACGCGAGCAGCGAGGCGCAGGGCAAACACAAGAAACAGAGCGGCGGGCACGGCCAGTACGGTGATTGCAAGATCCGCATCGAGCCCGGCGAGGGCTACGGCTTCAAGAGTGCCGTGGTGGGCGGCGCGATTCCCGGCAAGTACATTCCCAGCATCGAGAAGGGCGTGCAGGACGCCATGCTCCGGGGAAGCCTCGCCGGGTACCCCCTGCAGGACATCCACGTGACCGTGCTCGACGGCAGTTACCACGACGTGGACAGCAGCGACATCGCGTTCCGCACCGCTGGCAGCCTTGCCCTGAAGAATGCGCTGGAAGGCGCTCGGCCCGGCCTGCTGGAACCCGTGATGCTCCTGAAAGTCCGCGCGCCCGCCCAGTTCACCGGCGATCTGATCGGCGACCTCCAGACCCGCCGCGCCCGCGTGCAGGGCATGGAACCCGAAGGCACCGTCATCACCGTGACCGCCGTCGTGCCGCAATCGGAACTGCAGACCTACTCCGCCGACCTGAGAAGCCTGACCGGCGACCGGGGCGCCTTCAGCGTCAAACCACACGGATATCAGGACGTGCCCGAGCACATCGCCAGGAAGGTCATCGAGGATCGAAAGGCCGTCCTGGCGAACGCCTAAGCGTCAGTCAGGAGCTTGCCCTGTCCAGAACGCACTGAACGGGTACCATCGAAGCTGCCCGCTGTCGAGCTCGCGTTCGCGCCATACGAACTGATCGCCTGCACCAGGCGTGGTGGCCAGAATGTCCTCTGGTTGTACGACAGCCGGATTGAGGCGTGTGCTTCGGAGATGGATGACCTCACCGAATCGCGTCAGCAGCAGGGTGTTGTCCGACCGGGTGATCCTGAGCAGTTCCGTCGCGGCGTTGTACGTGATGACCGTCTGGGCGGCCAGCCGGGCCGTAGAGGGAAGAGCCACATCTGCCGTCTGAGGCGGAGTGTCCAGTGCGAGCTGATACTCGACGGTGCCGCCTGTGGCCAGGGAGACGCGGAGTGCATCACGCCCAGTCAGCCACTCGACATCAAACATCTGCACGTCCTCTGTTCTGGCCTGGAACACCTGCTGCTCCGTTCGGGCGTTGAAAACCACCAGTTCGGCGCCGCTATACCTGAGCGCGGCCAGGAGTGGCGCTGTACGGTGCCAGCGAACGCTGGCCCACACGTCGGAATTTCGGCCGGTGGGCAGTTGCCAGACCACTAAGCCGTCTCTGGCATGAACCACGGCCAGCAGGTTGTACTCGCCCGCAGCGGCGATGAACTCGCCGTCATGGCTCCATGACGTTGCGTACACCGCTAAGCCGAGATCGACATGCCACTGTTCCACACCGGTCGCCGCGTTGAGGATGAGAAGCGCCTCGGAATGGGAGCCGACCGCGATCCACTCGCTGTCGGGGCTGAAGGCCAGGCCCTGTGTCCACTCGCCAAGGTGATGCGACCAGATGATGGCACCAGATGACGCGCGAATCAGCGTGACCCAGCCCTCCTCACCGCTGGAGCACAGCAGTTGACCGTCCGGGCTCCAAATGACTGTGACAATCGCGTCCTGTTGAATGCGTGCGTGCCAGCGCGTGTGACCCGTTCGCGCGTCAACAATCCTCAAGTGGTGATCCGCCTCAACAATGGCAAGCCCAGAGCCGTCAGGGCTGACGCGGTCGAACTCCATGGGTCGTTCACCAGGGAACCCCTGACGGTCTTTCTTTCGCTCCTCTCCCAGCCGATCGAAGAGTGTGATGATCATGCACTGGCTTCCACAACCGGCATGTATTCGAGGAGGGTTCGACATGGGCTCGGAGGGTGCAACGCTGCACTCTCACTTTTTCCAGCATTCGTCATGACACGGGAATCCGGTGGTCAGACTTCGTTGCTGCGGTCACCTCGTCGGCCGCGCCGCTGAACTGGGCGGCGTAGAGCCCGGCGTACAGGCCGTGGCGGGCGAGCAGTTCCTCGTGCGAGCCCTGTTCGACGATCTGCCCGTCCTGCATGACCAGGATCAGGTCAGCGTCGCGGATGGTGCTCAGCCGGTGCGCGATCACGAAACTCGTGCGGTCGCTTCGCAGGGCGGCCATGGCCTGCTGCACCAGCAGTTCCGTGCGGGTATCCACCGAGGAGGTGGCCTCGTCAAGGATCAGCAGATCGGGGTTTGCGAGGAAGGCGCGGGCAATGGTGATGAGCTGCTTCTCGCCGGCGCTGATGTTTCCAGCCTCGTCGTCGAGCACGGTGTCGTAGCCCGCGGGCAACGAGTGCACGAAGCGGTCGACGTAGGTGGCCTGCGCGGCGGCGAGGATCTCGGCGTCGGTGGCACCGGTGCGGCCATAGGCGATGTTGTCGCGGATGGTGCCGGCGAACAGCCAGGTGTCCTGCAGGACCATGCCGATCCTTGAGCGCAGTTCCCGCCGGGGCAGTTCCGTGATGTCCACACCATCCAGCGTGATGCGCCCGCCACTGAGTTCGTAGAAGCGCAGGATCAGGTTCACCAGCGTCGTCTTGCCTGCGCCGGTGGGGCCGACGATGGCGACCGTCTGGCCCGGCTGCACGGTCAGGTTCAGGTGCTGGATCAGAGGCCGGTCCGGAGTGTACGAGAAGCTCACGTCCTCGAAGCGGATCTCTCCGCGCGCCACAGGCGTCGGCCGCGCGGCTGGCGTGGCCACCGCGTCCGGCAGCTGTTCAGGCGCGTCCAGCACCTGGAAGACCCGCTCGGCGCTGGCCACGCCGGATTGCAGCAGGTTCGCCATGGAGGCCACCTGCGTCAGCGGTTGAGTGAACTGCCGCGAGTACTGGATGAAGGCCTGCACGTCGCCCAGCGAGAGCTGCCCGGACGCGACCCGCAGGCCGCCGACCACGGCGATGGCCACATAGTTGAGGTTCCCGAGGAACATCATGGCGGGCATGATCGTGCCGCTGATGAACTGCGCTCCGAAGGCCGCGCCGTACAGTTCGTCGTTCTTGACCTTGAAGGACGCGTCGGCCTCCTGCTGGCGGCCGTAGAGTTTCACGAGGCCGTGCCCGGTGAAGGTCTCCTCGATCAGGCCGTTCAGTTCCCCGGTGTGCTTCCACTGCCGCACGAACAGCTTCTGCGAGCGTTTGGCCACCGCGCCGGTCAGGGCCATGGACAGCGGAATGGTGACCAGCGCGATCAGGGTGAGCAGCCACGACAGGCTGAACATCATGCCGATCACGGCGACCACTGTCAGCAGCGACACCAGCAGTTGCCCCAGGGTCTGCTGCAGGCTGGTGCCCACGTTGTCCACGTCGTTCGTCACGCGGCTCAGCAGTTCCCCGCGCGGCTGGCCGTCCACGTAGGGCAGGGGCAGGCGGTTGAGCTTCGCAGCCACGTCGGTGCGCAGGCGCGACACGGTGCCCTGGATGACGCTGGCCAGCAGGTAGCCGGACAGCCACTGCAGCCCGGCCGCGATCACGTACAGGCCCAGGGCGAGCAGCAGCACGCGGCCCAGCGCGGTCATGTCGATGCCCTGGCCGGGCGTGAGGGTCATGGAGGCGAGCAGGTCGGCCATGCGGCCCTGGCCGCTGGCGCGCAGCCCTTCCAGCGCCGCCTCCTTGGTCGTGCCGGCGGGCAGACGGGCGCTGATGAACCCGGAGAAGATCAGATCGGTCGCGCGGCCCAGGACACGCGGCCCCAGCGCACTGAGCGCCACGCTCAGCACCGACAGGAGCACGATCACGGCCACCTGGGCGCGGTAGGGCGCGAGCTTGCCCAGCAGGCGGCGCGCGGACGGGCCGAAGTTCGACGCCTTCTCACCGGGCACGCCCATCTGCATGTGGGGCGGCCCGCCCCGGCGGACGCCGGCCGGGCCACGCCGGGCCTCGGCGGCGCGTTCCTCCTCGCTGCGGACGCCTTCGCCACGGGTCATGCGGCCACCTCGTCCTGGGCGGCCTGCTGGGACTGCACGATTTCCTGGTAGGTGGGGCAGGTCAGCAGGAGGTCGTCGTGTGTTCCCTGGCCGACGGTCCGGCCGTCGTCGAGCACGATGATCTGGTCGAAGTCCACGATGGTCGAGACCCGCTGGGCGACCACGATCATGGTGGCGTGCTGCGTCACCGGTTTCAACGCGCGGCGCAACCGGGCGTCGGTGGCGAGGTCGAGGGCCGAGAAGGC
The Deinococcus sp. KSM4-11 DNA segment above includes these coding regions:
- a CDS encoding translation factor GTPase family protein, encoding MPVRIVSVAAHSGAGKTTLTEALLHRSGATLRLGRVEDGTTASDHTDAERAHGFSISTGVVRLTHRDTEITILDTPGYADFVREIRGAVRAADAALIVVSAVSGVEVGTERVWATADRFSMPRLVVVNKMDRERADFFAVLADIKASLKGSSAAVAVPVGEGTDFTDVVDVLSGRTSGGQAAPDALRTVLREARENLVDTIVETDDDLMNRYLEGEEITEDELRTALLRATHTGTLYPVLPVSATTGVGLDVLSDLLVDGLRSGRERGPVTGLDGQTREPRADAPFSARVWRMSIDPFVGKIAYIRVWSGTLKPGDTVRNTTRGIDLKPAHLYVMNGKDLTEVPALQAGMIGVLTKLSDLHTGDTLADPAQPIEYDPLWLPDPAHTVALHPVTRQDEDKIGVAIARLMEEDPTLHFTREAQTGEQLLSGMGDMHTTIAIEKLAALGVNVTTTPPQIPYRESIHASSEAQGKHKKQSGGHGQYGDCKIRIEPGEGYGFKSAVVGGAIPGKYIPSIEKGVQDAMLRGSLAGYPLQDIHVTVLDGSYHDVDSSDIAFRTAGSLALKNALEGARPGLLEPVMLLKVRAPAQFTGDLIGDLQTRRARVQGMEPEGTVITVTAVVPQSELQTYSADLRSLTGDRGAFSVKPHGYQDVPEHIARKVIEDRKAVLANA
- the hpf gene encoding ribosome hibernation-promoting factor, HPF/YfiA family; amino-acid sequence: MHIYKLSGRNVEVTDAMRDYVEDKLTRLDRYHDQITDARVTLTVRDVRDAARRNRVEVQLNVPHGIIRAEEHHSDMYAAIDKASDVLERQLRKFKTRYMKHRHDAVPQPEPGPAEADVNAGYDDVSEFRPEIVRTKRFELRPMSPEDAVAQMEALGHDFYVFVHMKSGHSAVVYRRKDGHFGLIEPSA
- a CDS encoding ABC transporter ATP-binding protein encodes the protein MTRGEGVRSEEERAAEARRGPAGVRRGGPPHMQMGVPGEKASNFGPSARRLLGKLAPYRAQVAVIVLLSVLSVALSALGPRVLGRATDLIFSGFISARLPAGTTKEAALEGLRASGQGRMADLLASMTLTPGQGIDMTALGRVLLLALGLYVIAAGLQWLSGYLLASVIQGTVSRLRTDVAAKLNRLPLPYVDGQPRGELLSRVTNDVDNVGTSLQQTLGQLLVSLLTVVAVIGMMFSLSWLLTLIALVTIPLSMALTGAVAKRSQKLFVRQWKHTGELNGLIEETFTGHGLVKLYGRQQEADASFKVKNDELYGAAFGAQFISGTIMPAMMFLGNLNYVAIAVVGGLRVASGQLSLGDVQAFIQYSRQFTQPLTQVASMANLLQSGVASAERVFQVLDAPEQLPDAVATPAARPTPVARGEIRFEDVSFSYTPDRPLIQHLNLTVQPGQTVAIVGPTGAGKTTLVNLILRFYELSGGRITLDGVDITELPRRELRSRIGMVLQDTWLFAGTIRDNIAYGRTGATDAEILAAAQATYVDRFVHSLPAGYDTVLDDEAGNISAGEKQLITIARAFLANPDLLILDEATSSVDTRTELLVQQAMAALRSDRTSFVIAHRLSTIRDADLILVMQDGQIVEQGSHEELLARHGLYAGLYAAQFSGAADEVTAATKSDHRIPVS
- a CDS encoding TetR/AcrR family transcriptional regulator → MKVDRLEQEQARRDRIARVAFELFARGGLEATSAQDIARAAFVSRTNLYRYFPSKVHMLLAHFEKAVAESRDDALARLHAGANPQQVWEKVTTRMADLGVRYRHLAGAVGQAVLGTAHVAPEAHGTAPVGPAQSASGQPGAGLRTALTLGALVEPVLLAMQHQGNLRPEANVGMLSALLVDACLLALLHGGHRDQREVQRDWQDRFSLLMYGALAPGAVVASTTPDQE
- a CDS encoding WD40 repeat domain-containing protein, which codes for MIITLFDRLGEERKKDRQGFPGERPMEFDRVSPDGSGLAIVEADHHLRIVDARTGHTRWHARIQQDAIVTVIWSPDGQLLCSSGEEGWVTLIRASSGAIIWSHHLGEWTQGLAFSPDSEWIAVGSHSEALLILNAATGVEQWHVDLGLAVYATSWSHDGEFIAAAGEYNLLAVVHARDGLVVWQLPTGRNSDVWASVRWHRTAPLLAALRYSGAELVVFNARTEQQVFQARTEDVQMFDVEWLTGRDALRVSLATGGTVEYQLALDTPPQTADVALPSTARLAAQTVITYNAATELLRITRSDNTLLLTRFGEVIHLRSTRLNPAVVQPEDILATTPGAGDQFVWRERELDSGQLRWYPFSAFWTGQAPD
- a CDS encoding butyrate kinase codes for the protein MIAYVINPGTSGVKLACALIKPSANPSLPGQLRVTLTRDELPLDAPPTAADLPELVRNILELTKDWEAPDVIVGRGGLIGKVSAGTYPVTPELAEYAVQGERSQLPGNLGGPLALAVAQERGVPAYIVDPQSVDELLPEARETGLRGLKRVSQFHALNARVVARHAAHEIGKRLAEARVVVAHLGATTSVTAFEQGRAVDTSGTGPDGGPLGALQSGPLPARMLLALAREHGEERALELLAAGGGFLSLAGSANLKELEARSASDPEVQAAVAAFVHQVCKAVGAQTGALRARPDAIVITGGIAKWEDVVDRIERRLAWIAPILVIPGELELEALAEGAGRVLLGLEAAREWKAPASAGS